The Stigmatella ashevillena genomic sequence CGCCGTGATGACCGCGACCCGGTGCCGTGCCAGCACGCGCGCGACATAGCCGATCCGGCGGATGTTCTCCTCACGGTCCGCCTTGGAGAAGCCGAGCCCTCGGGAGAGGATCGTCCGGACCTCGTCGCCATCCAGGACCTCCACGGGCTGGACCTTCTCCAACGGGTGCCGGACGGCGTTGGCGAGCGTGCTCTTGCCCGCCCCGGACATTCCCGTCAGCCAGAGGATGAATCCCCTGGGCCGACCTCCATACACATCCAGGATGTGAGACGTGTTCTCGTGTTCCATCGCGTGCTGTAGCATCTCCGCTCCTGGTGTCGATTTCCAGGGCGCACTCCGGCTAATTCGTCTGGTATCCGCGCGCCTGGAGATTGAAGAGGTGGGCGTAGCGCCCCTCGCGGGCCATCAGCTCGGAGTGATTGCCCAGCTCTTCCACTTGACCGTTGTGCAGCACGGCAATGCGGTCCGCCATTCGCACCGTCGAGAAGCGGTGGGAGATGACCAGGGTGATGCGGTTCGCCGCCAGGGCCTGGAAGCGCTCGAACAGGGCGTGCTCCGACTCCGCGTCGATGCTGGCGGTGGGCTCATCCAAGATGAGCACCTCGGCCTCCCGCATGAACGCCCGCGCCACCGCCAGCTTCTGCCACTGGCCTCCGCTCAGCTCGAACCCCTTGTCGAACCAGCCGCCCAGCATGGTGTCGTACTTTTGCGGAAGGTCCTCGATGACGCCGTGCGCGCCGCCTTGCTCGGCCGCGTGGCGGATGCGCTCCCGGTCCGCGATGGACTGCACGTGGCCCAGGCCGATGTTCTCCGCCACGTTGAATTGATAGCGCACGAAGTCCTGGAACACTGCCCCGAAGCGCGAGCGCAGGTCCTCGGGGTCCATGTCCTTCACGTTGACGCCACCGTAGAAGATGTCCCCTTCGGTCGGCTCGTACATGCGCAGCAGCAGCTTCACCAATGTCGTCTTCCCCGCCCCGTTCTCGCCCACCAGCGCCAGCTTCTCTCCGGGCTCCAGGCGGAGCGACACGCCACGCAACGCCCAGGCCTCCTTGCCCGGGTAGCGGAAGGACACGTTGCGCAACTCCAGCGTGTTTCCCGGCCCCCTCTGGGGAGAGAGTGCGGGCATCACCCGGGGCGTCTCCGAACCCGTCGGGATGTCCAGATAGGCGAAGAGGGTACTCATGTAGAGCGCCCCCTCATACATCGACCCCAGACTCGTGAGGATGCCCTGGAAGGCGGTCTGCCCGCCGCGGAAGAGGGACAGGTACAGCACCATGTCTCCCACCGAGATGTGGCCCAGCGTCGCCCGGCCCGCGATGAAGGCATAGCACCCGTAGAACGCCCCCAGCGCCAGGGCCCCCAACCCCAACCCCCACGCCATCCGCCGGATGGACAGCCCCTTTTCCTCGGAGAAGAACTTCCAGTGCAATGACTGATAGCGGTCGAGCACCATGGGTCCCAGCCCGAACAGCTTCACCTCCTTGACGTGGTTGTCGCGGGTGAGGATCCACTCGAGATACGCCAGCTTCCGCCGCTCCGGTGCCCGCCACGAGTGGAGCCGGAACCCTTCCTCCGCCATCCGCGCCTCCGCGATGAAGGCGGGAATCGACGCGAGCACCAGCACCGCGACACTCCACGGCGAGAGGGACACGAGCATCACCGCGTACGTCGACAGCGTCACGAGGTTGCGGATGATGGAGAAGGCCTCCATGACCAGCGACAACGGGCGGGTGGCGGCCTCCCTGCGCGCGTTCTGCATCTTGTCGTAGGTGTCCGAGTCCTCGAAGTGCCGCAATTCGAGCGTCAGCGCCTTCTGGAGGATCCGCTCATTGAGCAGGTTGCCCAGACTGACGCGCAGCAACTCGCGCGTCAGCGCCAGGCCTCGCTCCACCGTCACCGACACCAGCATCAGCGCCAGTTCCAGTGCCACCAGCTCCAGCACCCGATGGCGCGCCGCCTCTCCCCCCCCCTGCCCCGCCACGACGCCGTCCACGATGAGCTTGCCGACCCAGGCAATCGACGCCGGCAACACCGCCGCCATCAATGTCAGCAGGGCCAGCACCCCGGCGCCCCGGGGGCTCGATTCCCAGAAGATGCGAAAGGTGCCAGGAAGCTGCCGGAAGAGACTGCCCGCGTTCTTCAGGCGATCCTTGAGCGAAGACGGAGGAGACGAAGCGGCCACACCGCTTATCTACCTTGGGGACCTCGTCTCTGTCGCCCCCCCGCTTTCACCGGAAGACGCT encodes the following:
- a CDS encoding ABC transporter ATP-binding protein, giving the protein MAASSPPSSLKDRLKNAGSLFRQLPGTFRIFWESSPRGAGVLALLTLMAAVLPASIAWVGKLIVDGVVAGQGGGEAARHRVLELVALELALMLVSVTVERGLALTRELLRVSLGNLLNERILQKALTLELRHFEDSDTYDKMQNARREAATRPLSLVMEAFSIIRNLVTLSTYAVMLVSLSPWSVAVLVLASIPAFIAEARMAEEGFRLHSWRAPERRKLAYLEWILTRDNHVKEVKLFGLGPMVLDRYQSLHWKFFSEEKGLSIRRMAWGLGLGALALGAFYGCYAFIAGRATLGHISVGDMVLYLSLFRGGQTAFQGILTSLGSMYEGALYMSTLFAYLDIPTGSETPRVMPALSPQRGPGNTLELRNVSFRYPGKEAWALRGVSLRLEPGEKLALVGENGAGKTTLVKLLLRMYEPTEGDIFYGGVNVKDMDPEDLRSRFGAVFQDFVRYQFNVAENIGLGHVQSIADRERIRHAAEQGGAHGVIEDLPQKYDTMLGGWFDKGFELSGGQWQKLAVARAFMREAEVLILDEPTASIDAESEHALFERFQALAANRITLVISHRFSTVRMADRIAVLHNGQVEELGNHSELMAREGRYAHLFNLQARGYQTN